Within the Girardinichthys multiradiatus isolate DD_20200921_A chromosome 12, DD_fGirMul_XY1, whole genome shotgun sequence genome, the region CTGTCCACCAGTCGTCGCTTGCTGCCATGCGAAGAGTCAACGGCCACAACTTGCTGAGTAATGTCAACATGGAGGAAGAAACTTTGGCAGTAGCGAGGACCGATGCTTCCGTTATCCCAAAACGAGTCGATGGGACACGTGTGTGTGCCGCAGTCGGACCTAAACCTTCCTCCGACTCCAAACCTGCTTCAGATGGCTTTTACCTTGAACCACTCATGCCTGCTGTTCTGAAAACGGCCAAAGAGAAGTCCGTATGCCTGAACAAAGAGGAGGAGAGTGGTGAGGTAGCTCGATCAGCAGGTAGGGGCTCTTTACGCCATGGAGATGGATCTTCAGCCGCCGTTCGCAGAAAAGCTCCCTCTGATCTCAAACAAACTTTCACCCTTCCGGGCGAGGAGGAAAACTTGTCTGAGGAGCCACAGCAGTCGGATTTCAGACCAGTCATCACAAGCAACGTAACCTATTCCTCCAGAGAGCCAGCTGAAGGTTTCTACCTTCATGTAGATTCTGAGGAACCAATGTGTGTTCATGGCACAGAGGCTGAGCTAGAAGACCTGGACGAGGAGGAAGAAGATTTGGATGAAGCTCTGACCACTAAAGACTCAAACCATCCAAGGAAAGCTTACAGTGAAGCAGATGAAGAAGAATCAGCTAAGCTCCAAGAGGACATGAATGTCAAAGAGCATGAAGACAAGGACTTTAATGGCGGTAGTGGCCGCTCTAGCCCCTGTCTCAGCACACACTCCCAAGCTAGCAGCATGGCTAGCGGCAGCGTGCGCATGACTTCCTTCGCTGAGCGGAAAGCCCAACAGCAGCGCTTTGGCAGCAACCACGATCTACGCTCCAGTGCTTCCAGCTCCCAACGAACCACTCCAGATGGATCAGAGAGCAGCGGGCCCCTGTCGTCTTCTTGGAGACTGAAGAGAGATCAGAGCCCCTCTTCCCCCTTAGGAGGATGCACTCGTCCGGGTGACGGCGGTACAAACGTACTGGCCTCTGAAATCGTTCAGCTCCGAATGCAGCTGGAGGAGAAGCGGCGAGCCATCGAgcaccagaagaagaagatggaagTGCTGGCAGCGAGGCAGAGGCAGAAGCTGGGCAAAGCAGCATTTTTGCACATTGTTAAGAAAGGCGGAGGAAGGAGTGACACATTACCCAGCTCACTTAAAGCAGACATCTATAAAGAAGAGCTCAATGGGGAGAAAGGACCTTTAAGTAAAGATGATATGTGTGTTGACACCCTAAGGGGGGAGAAAGAAGGGGAGGAGACCGGCCCGCCGGGTGCCTTAGAAGCAGACAAGAAGGGAAACGGTGGAAGCTTTTATCTAGATGAAGAACTGGACCTTAATGAGTGCAGCCGCTCCATCGAGCTGCTGAATGACGCCATCGGCAGCATCcagcagcagatgatgcagctaTCACTGCAGCAGGAGATGCTGATGAAACAGAATGTACAATCCCCACCTGGTGCAGCTCCAGCTCCTCATGCAGGAGATAAAAATGGTGACTCTAAGACAGGAGGAGGCTTTCACTTTGTGGAGCACCTCTCTGGAACCAGCAGCGCTCCAACCAGGAAACCTCCCAAGCTGAGCTCAGGCCGGAGCTCCAGATCCAAGCCCTCTGAGTTAAAGATAGCTAAGGAGCAGAGCCGACAGGCATCCAGGACCCTCACCCCCTCCCAAGGTGGGTCAGAGACACTACCAAACCCACGGCAGTTGGCAGGGGGCAGGTCCCCCAGAGCCGAACAGCCCGGCAGCCCCAGAAACCCCATAGCTGCAGAGATAATGGACAGACCAGGATCTGGGCACATCAGAAGCGCCACCTTCCGCCTTCATGATGAAGCAAACATGCGCCTGCCGACCCGCGTTGATCTTATGTCTGTTTCTGCTCCAGAACCAGAGTGCCTGTCCAGCACACAGATAGAGCGCGAGCTCGGTTCTTCAGAGAAAGACTACGACCTATTAGAAGAGTCGCAGCGAAGCAAAACCAACCTTATCGAGGTGGATCTGTCTGAACTGAAGGCCCCCGAGGAAGAGGAGGGTGCTGAGGACAAAACAGCAGAGGATGATGATGGAGAGCAGAAGTCGGTCATGGGCTTCTTCTTTAAGGTAAGGCAGAAAATCTTTCTctcatttcagttttgtttttttctgatcatGATTTCATGAGCTGAAGTGATATTTACTTATTAAACTGAGGCAGCTTCATAACGATTCTGTTTGATCCTTTTTTGACCCTTTTCTGCTCTGCCAGCACATTTCCTTTGGGATAGAAATCATAGATGCCACTCCAGAACTGACTTTGTTGTTCTTAAGCCACTCCGTAACTGATTGGACAAAGTTCTAGAGAACTTTCCTGTTAATACTTGACAGTTTAGAAGTCTAAAGAGTTGAGTCAGGAGACGTAAAGACCTTTTGAAAAGACAAATGTGCATTATCTCTGTAAACCgccataatgttgtgttttgATCATGAAAGAAATCGTTCATTTTATCTTTACAGTGAAGTTGGATTTGAATTCTTTGGAATAAAACCATGTTGTATAACCCTTTTCCATGTCCTAGGATGAGCAGAAGGCTGAGGATGAACTTGCTAAGAAGAGGGCAGCATTCCTGCTGAAACAACAGAAGAAAGCTGAGGAGGCTCGTATTCGTAAACAACAACTAGAAGTAGAGTCGGAACTGAAACGAGATGAAGCAAGGTAAATGATTGCACCAGCGCAGAAATGTTATCGTCCCACAAAGTCCTAAAATGTATGTTTCATTTGAACCAGGCGAAAGGCAGAGGAAGACCGCTTGCgtaaggaggaggagaagactCGACGGGAGCTGATAAAGCAGGAGTATCTGCGGAGGAAGCAGCAAGAGATGTTAGAGGAGCAAGGCCTGGTGAAGCCCAAAACGCCCAAACCgaagcagaaacacaaacacaagggGGTTATCAGAGAGGAATCTTCCAGCGATCATTTCTCTAAGTGCCCTTCCACATGTGAGACTCTTAAATCATAACTTCTCTTCGTGTCGGGGCGTTTCAAATTCACAGATTTcctatttatttgctttgttttagtAAATACTAAAGTTACATTAGCAAGATTTACTGGCTATGGCTGTGTTTAACAAAAACTGAGTTTTATTCAACGTTCTTTGTTGCTTGTAGCTGACAACCTGAGTAACGCCCAGTCAGGCTCCAATCTGTCTCTGGCCTCTGCAGCTACAAACGAAGCCGACAGCGTCAACTCTGGAGGCGCTGGCTCTCAGCGGTAAATTACACACTCATTACATTTGTAATTGTAAGCTTGATAATTGTGATTCTGTTTAATGAATTACGACATCCTGTaatcttttgttgttgttgctgctgctgctgtgtccAGCTGTGACTCTGTGGAGTCGTTTCCAGGCAGTCGTAACAACAGCCGAGCTGCAGAGAGAGACTGGGACAACGGCTCCACCGCATCTTccatcacttccatggctgaaTACACAGGTGAGAACGCAGATCAGTTCATTCATGAGTTTTCAGTAGTCATTGAGATATCAATAGACCTGCATTTGTTTCTTTATGTGTAAAATTGAGgtaatttaaactttgttcagcTTCAttgatggtttttatttatttttttgccattttcagAACTTAAAACTTAGGAATGTGCGaatttcatatttaatttgaATCTGACTCATTACTGTTTGTCTTGTTCAGTTGTATTAAAACAGGATTCatcttttgttctttctttagGCCCTAAACTCTTCAAGGAGCCCAGTGCCAAGTCAAATAAGCCAATCATTCATAATGCAATCTCCCACTGCTGCCTGGCAGGCAAAGTCAACGAGCCCCAGAAGAACCAGATCCTGGAGGTCAATTCTCTAGCTGAACTAGACCAACATATGGAAATGCATGAACTTGCTTTGTTTACCTGTTTATGCAAAGTATTCTGATGAGTGCTCTCCTTGCCCGGCCTGTCTTTGCTTGTTCTACTCTGAGTTGGTCGGTCACTTAAGATCGCTATAAAATTTATGGTTGAAATGCGATGAAGTGCAAAGGTTGAAGGGTTTTGAATATTGCAATGCACAGTACCAAACAAGGATTATGTGTGTCTAGAATAGCAACACTAATATGCTCTTTTAGGTTTAACCAGGTCTGAGAGAGGTGATAGGGTCACATGAACTAGAAGTTGAGGGATGTTTCTTTCTCGACTTTCTGAGATAAGGGGTTATTATCTGATCCACTCCTCTGAAGTTATTTGCCATTAATTTGAACAAAATGCTTTAGTTGAATTTTTGAGGGTtgacaaatgtaaaaagttttgttaagcaacattttttataaaaaaaaaaaaagaaatttctagTAAGATTTTTTTGGTTTCTCTCTCTTCGGTGTTTGGAATTATTGGACTCAGAATTCAAATGTAGCTCGGCGGTGTTTTCATGAATTGTGTTTTCCTTCTGCTCCGTCACCAGGAGCTGGAGAAGTGTGAATCCAACCACCTGATGATCCTGTTTCGTGATGGCGGCTGCCAGTTCCGGGCGCTCTACTCGTACTTCCCCGACACCGAGGAGATCCACAAGCTGACAGGCACCGGACCTAAGAGCATCAGCAAGAAGATGATCGATAAGCTGTACAAGTACAGCTCGGATCGCAAACAGTTTACCGTCATCCCTGCCAAGACTGTGTCAGTTAGCGTGGACGCTCTGACTATCCACAACCACCTGTGGCAGGCCAAGAGAAGTGCTGTGCCAAAGAAAACTGGGAAATAGCAGACTGGTTTTAGATCCATTTTTAACGACATCATCTTATCTCCATCTGGCTTGTTTCTTAGCAGAACTGCAGTGAAGCTCACCCCCCAGCATGGTCTGGAAATCTACTTGTGAGACTTCACATGTAGGCAACATGTGGAGGTCTGGTGAATCCTCTCCTCGTCCCTGTGATATCGGTGTGATTGGTTCAGGTTCATTTTAGTTATTTTGAAGCAAGCATGTGGCATTGTTTCTCTAATATGTGGAGAACATCCATTTTTACATGAAATATTTATTGGTTCAGcactgtcatggttgacagcTGGGCTGCAGCACTAAAACCCTTCCTTCTCCATTGGATAGATTCAGGCATGAAGGTGGAGAGATGTTTGTTTTACCCGTTTAGGACCATCGGACTCTCAACACAAACGATCTGTTCCTGTGTTGAATGTCGAAACCGTCGAATCAGGCTGGCATCGCCGACCTCTGCCTCAGCAGTGGTCTCCAGAAATTTGCTGCTCAGAACTGTCTTCTTCTCTTCGTCAGGAGGATGGAATCCCCTCGGGTCTCCCTCAGACGTCCGTTTGCCTTTTTTCACGCATTGTGGTACTATCGTCTACTTATTCCGCCGCTTTTTAAACTAGACTCTGATCGTGTAGCaccgggtgtgtgtgtgtgtgtcgctaaaaacaaagggaaaaaaGAACAGCAATGGTCATTTTAAGTTCCTTTTATTTGTTGGACGGTCCCTTTTTCTTCCCCCTTCAGGATGTTAAGAAAAGGGGGATTGACTGGCCTTGGTACAACAATAATGCTCCTTgttttttgcttcattttagctttttcaaaatcatttttatcaAAGGGATTTGGTTCGTCTTTACGCAGATGTTATGTGTTTTCATCATAACGGGGAATTCTCTGATGTTTAGAGATtagttgttatttttttctctccacccGGCACCCTTAAATTATTCTGTACAAAGGTGCACTCATGAATACCTGTCGACGGCTTCTTTTCATGCAATGTaacccctcctcttcctcccctcTGAGTATTTATGTGCCGTCTTTATTCACACGAGCGGAGGACACTCTCGTTGTGAAGGGTGCTTCCCGCTCAGTTCGAGTGACAGTATTTGATATCCTCACGCTGGGGAGGAGGGGTTGTGGCTCAGCTGTGTACCAACATTAAAGAACATTCCTCTAAGGTGTTGACAAGCACCGCCACAtcgtctctctttttcactGTCTTTGCGAAACTTCAAAGTGCTTCttcttattgttaaataaaCCATTCGTTGGCCTCGAACAACCAGAAGTGTCGCACAAgcactttattttctgtttggttGCAGAGTGTCTTTTTGAACGGGCATGAAGACGACCAACTAATTCGTAACACTGCTGTTTgtgtaaaaaaatcaaacactaGAGGGTTAATACTGACGACCGCAGCTGAAGGGCCTCCACTGAAACGTTACTACTGCTGTCCCTCCAAAAGCAACTCCGTACTTGATGAATCGTTTGCTGCATTTTGATgtctgtttttttggggggggggggggggcttaaTTGGTGGAATGTGGTCTTTAAATGTATGAAagtatatttttatgttataacTAAATGATTGTATTGGCATTTGATCACCATTTTTTGTTACACTAGTGTACTTTTcatccatgttttattttatccttGATCCCATgttatctatttattttaaaatggaagCACTGAAACAATAAATTTCCAAGTGAATAAaagtcactttttttatttcagtttttttctttgatttgtcCATCACCGTTACTGTTTTTGTGTTGCTGGCACTACACTGACTCCTTTTCACTCTTTCACTATAGTTTTGTCATGCCACTGCATCTTTTCACTGGAATGTTTGTCAGTAGACTGAAACTGTGGGGCTTTTAAGAactaaaacaagacaaaatcaataaaaaagttTCTAAAGCTGTTAAAACACACCTTCCTGGAAGGGTGACCTCCCCTGGTGCAAACTGCCGCTTACTCTACCAACCAACTGGAACCGCGGCTTTAACGCCAGCTCTCATAACCATGGTGAGACATGATCCTCCTTGGCAACCAGTCCTGGTTGTTCAGGTGATGGCAAGACCATCAAACTCTGCAAACTGTCCCTCCAGAGTGAAACACCTGAGATCTACGTTCTATCAGCTGAGAATGAAGGGTAAGTGATCAGATTTGTTGCCCCAGCTGCGtttaaatttcaaatgtgcAATTTTAATGTGATTGATGCTTTACATTCCTCCAGATATAGTCAGTCTCGCTCTGTTGCTGGGAAGTGCTCGCCTTGGCCGACCCTGTCAAAAAGTGGATTCAGTTTTGTTGTGCCAGGACGCTCTAACAAGTGAGAACTTTgacttttaaactttaaaacgaGAGTATATGCAGACTGGCCTCAAATTAAACAAGGACAATTTTATCCAAAAACAATTACTTTTGTTAGTTactctttttcaaaaaattggtATGAACTTTGTGACACTGACCTGCCTGATTGGTCAGAAGGGTTCATTCTTGCTCTTAAACACTGTTTTTTGTGATTGGGTCATTGTGAAGGGTTTTTGCCGTTCTGCagaataaatttatttttatcagattcTCTGCTTCAAAAATCTTCAGGTGTCTCATAAACatattttaccaaaaaaaaaagatgatagatagatagatagatagatagatacgtGATTTGACAAATTTCTTTAACATGCAAAGACAAAACTGATTGCACACTGTCCTTCTTTAAAAAGCTACAACAGAAAAGCtagcttgtagaaccacctttagcaACAATAGCATTTGTGTTTGACATTTCTGAGTCTCACATCAGTGTGGATGGACACTGACCCACAACATTCCTTCAGTTCAGCCTAAAGGGGTTTTGTAAAGTTTGAGCTCAAAATAATATGCGCAAATCTAACTGAATTTTTCAGAGAATTGACACACACTATCTAAATGATCATTATGTTAATAATGATGTTTTTCAAATGGGAGTGATAATTCTGGTGTTCTTTTGCTGCTGGCTGAGTAAAACCAGGGTGGATTGCGACAACATGTGTTTTTGGAATCTGTGAGCTCTCTGCTTACAGCAGACatgctggttgtgtgtgtaGAAGCCGTGTGGTGAACAGCTGAGTCCGAGTTTTGCAGTTACAtcattttgtggagtttgtttattttctgattcaactgcctttagttttatctgtttttggtgtttgtagaaattattttatatcagcttttagccaagattctaCTATTTCTGTCAATACCcgatatgtttatgtttaactaatggaacttgcAGTAAAGAACATAGAAGAAAACAAGAGTTAAATTTTGCCCCCGGTACTGGGGGTTGGGCTTAAAAGGTTAAGGTTTACAACCTTGTGTTTCTGCACAGCACTTTCATGTTGGTCCATCCAGAGTAGCTAAGTCGGGTTCAGGTTTGGACATTTGGCCATAACAAccccttttttgttgtttttttttttttctttttcagccattttgttttacatctgctgctatgtttgggatcattgtccgcTGCTCAGCCCAAACTTCAATTGTCGGATGGATGACTTCCTATTTGAATCAAAAATActcaattaaaataaagaagacTGCAAGGTGCCCTGCAAAACATGCCCAaatcatcagccctccaccaccgtgctaaACAGTTGGCATGATTTGTCTGTGACAGAGTGCTTGCTGACCAATCGTTTCTACCGTGGTCTCATCTGTTTACTCAAGTAGTGCTTTCTATGTGGCATTCCTTCTTTACTGAGTCTGAGACGAATATCTTGGGTTTTTTGTAATTGCACAGTCCAACCCTGGAGAGATTTTGCTGCAATGTTTGATCCTGGGGAAGATCGGCAGCTGTCTCATCGTTCTCACTTTAGAATGATGAACTTCAAATTGTTTTGAGGCGACTCTCTAAGCCTTCCCATACAGATGTGCAGCTACAGCTGCTTCtcaaaggtcattgctgatgtcttttctTCTTGGCTCCAGACCAGACAGATGTGAAAATCCCTGCATTTACACTGCTGGTTGCACCTTCTGATGATCAATTCATTGATTGTTTTGATTTGCAGCTTCTTCTTTCCCTCCTAAGTCCAATAGAAGCTccaagggtgtacttagtttatCAAACACAGCTTCTCCGTTTAGACACCAGTTTGGAATCTGTTGTGTGGGAAACTTGTGGTttgatttaaatgattttagaGCCTGATAAAGACCCGACTATTTTTATGATGCATCGATACATAAAACTCTAGAACTGAATAAGAATGTTCTTATGTTACCCGAAAGGTTATTTTACCTAATATAAATTGTATGTTACAGATTTATAAAGCAAATAGGACAAACTTACATCATTGCTTGTGAGTTAATTAAATTGCTTTTCTTTCTACTTAGATTTCATCCATGGCTGTACCACCATGTTTGTGAGTTTAAGGAATGTTGGAGAAATCAACTCCACGGTTCTGCAGAGTGAAAACCTCTCCTCCATCACCAGGTTCGAAAGCAAAAACTCAGGAATCACAGGAATCGCtgaaaatgccttcagctcactTTCAAATCTGAAGGTTCTCATCTTAGACGATAACAGGTTGTCCAACATTAACCAGAACTGGTTCAGAAACCCTGCTGCCATCAGTGAGCTGGTGCTCTCTTTCAATCGGATGGAAGATTTAAACGAGTCGAATCTGAAGGGACTCACAAACCTCAAGAAGCTCAAGCTGAATGGGAATAGGATCCAAACCATCCATCCCGATAGCTTCAGCTCCCAGAGCATGTTGACTGATCTGGATTTGTCTGAGAACAGGTTGATGAGGCTCTCCCCGCACATCTTCTCGTCTTTAAAGTCTTTAATGTTCATCAGACTTTACGGGAACCCCTGGAACTGCTCTTGTGATGCCCAGGACTTTGTTGAATCTCTCAAAGGTTTGTGAGGTGCATGAGAATCCAGGAGCTCCATGTTTTCAGAACATTTAGGTTAAAGCATCTTTGTCCTCAGAAATGAATACATCTCTACTGGTCAATCTGATGAGTGTGACATGCGAGACTCCTCCACATCTGAAAGGTCTACCAGTGATAAACGTGTCTGCGTGTTCGACGCCTCCACCACCAGGAACGCCCTCTAGGAATCGCACTACTCTAACCAGTATTTCTGTtgtttagttttactttttttggttGTGATTCAATAGTAAACCTTAGATACTTAAAAAGAATCACTTTATATGAATAATTAGTGTTCATGTCTCTTCGCACTGCAGCCAAAACCCCAACAACCCGCCCAATGCAACCATCTGCAAAGACAAAAACGACTTTCCAGCCCAAACCCACCAACCCACCTGGAACAACCTCTGCTCACACGGGTAcatgtggtttttgttttaatgttctaAACCTGAAGTTACTGCAGCTTCATCTCACACTTCAGCAACAGTTTCCTCTTCAGACACTTCTGTGAGAACCAAGCAGCCGGATGCTCCAGCATTATTTCCATCCACTTGTACATCTGTGTTACTATCTCACTTTTGAACGTAAAATCTTTAACATTATGCAGcaaatgttttctaatttttCTACCTGATATATGCAGAAGACTCATATTTGACTTTAGGAGCTGATACTTttaggttctttttttttttaccagcagaataaaatgaaatggaAAGATTGAAATGATTCAGTTTAGAATACGAGGTTTTGATTAAAACTCATTTTGGCTGTGATGATGGTTTAAACTCTTTAAATTTTACATACATACCCGTTTGGCTCATACAAAATGGAGATCACGAAATAAGCActacaaatataaacaaatagtTCCTGAATAGTAAAAGTTTTCAGAACTTGGTTCAGGCacattttgcatgaattactgcctCTGTGTCGTGGTATGGAGGCGATGACCTAATGGTTCTGTTGAGTTGTTCAGGATGTCCAAGTTGCTTTTAATGGCGGCTTTCGGCGTGTCTGCATTATTAGTcttggtgtctctcatctttgtcttgacaataccccatagattctctgaGCTTTagatcaggccagtttgctggccagtcaagcacagATATACTAcggtcattaaagcaggtattggtacttttaGCAGTGTGGACAGGAGAGCAGAGGAAAGCAATAAGTTTCCTGGTAGACAGCTGTGCTGACCTTGGAGTTGTTCAAACACAGTAGACTAACACTAGCACATGAAATGGCTTCCCAAATCTGCTTCCACCGAATGTGGAAGTATCTCAAGCATCTTGGACTCGGGCTTCCAGCACTTCCTCCAGGCTCTGGGACCttcatttccaaataaaatgcaaaatgtactttCATCTCCAAATATGACTTTGAACCATTGAGCCCAGTCCATTCTCTCCTTTGCCCAGGTAAGACTTCTGTTGTCTGTGGATCAGGAGGGGTTTAACGGACGGCAGGTGACAGTTGTAGCCCAGGTCCTGGatacgtctgtgtgtggtggctcttgtaGCATCTGTCCACAGTTTCTTGAATGGACTTTGCATCACAATTTTCTCAAGGTTGCAGTTAGATTCCTGCCCCATGACTCGGCCACAacataacattttttgttttcaaaatattttgcaatATCCCAATTTTCCAAGAATCAGAATTTTGGGTTCTCGTTCGCAGCAAGCTATGATCATCAAAGTTAATGGAAATCAACCATTGAAATatataatttgtttaataaattgacaggtgcatctcaaaacATTAGTTATTGAAAAatccatttatttcagtaactcagttgtTTAGGTGAAAGAGattttatagatttattacacccAGCTGGTTTTCAAGCCTTTCTTTAATTATGACAATTTTCCACTTGCAGTTAATAAAAACGtgacatttaaaattagaatattacatcagaccaataaaataagacatttttaaaacagaaatgtgggcttattGAAAAGTTTAATACCAGCCTAAAAGTAATTTTATTCTAACAAACGAGCCAATCACAACACAAATTCCAATTTACTGAGATGTAagcattttactttttgaatgaAATATGAACTCTACAATTTTCAAATTCATCGAAATACATTCGTACTTTAATGTTTTGTGACTCTCTTCTGATTGGTTCTGATACTGGTGAAACAGAAATTGCACACAGTCCCATAGAGTTGTCCTGAAATACCTGTTTTGTCCAGCAGGTGGAGCCAGTGGACCATGTAATTGCAGTTGTCTAACAATTGATAAAATATAGATTTTGTAGAGGCTTTATAGAACTTAAAATCAATTAATCCAATTATTCTAAAATCCAGGAAagattttatgcattttttgggtttttagtttttttttaaatcttttgttgtCAACAGGACATTATGTGACATCATCATCCTCAGCCATCTACCCCACATCCACCAAGAGATCTGTAACTACACCTACAGGAGGAGATGGTGTGTGGGATTCTTTTGAATCATTCTCTGATATGTAAAACCCAAAGTGTTAATCTGCATTTCCTTCTCCACCCTCAGGTCCAACTACAACCTCAAACACAAACGTCTGCACTCTAATCGCAGTTATTGGTATGCCTACTGTTTTCCTTCAGCATTTCAGTTCCTTTGGATTGAAAAATGTATTCTGTTACATTATTGCTCTGCTCTTGTGCAGCGGTCCtctgcctgctgctgctgcttgttgTGTGTTTCGTGGCAGTGATGCACAGAAGGAATCGCAGCAACAAAGCTGTGAG harbors:
- the camsap1b gene encoding calmodulin-regulated spectrin-associated protein 1-B isoform X2, with amino-acid sequence MDVDLCAGGDSTRKKTELPGAADGTLDVVPLEMYDSSRAKIAANLRWLFAKAYGIDHIPEDLRDPFYTDQYDQEHIKPPVIRLLLSCELYCRVCALILKTEQAASLQSHLSVIQALSRKGIYVMESDDMPVTDGDLACIPIKMSAHISMIDALMVAYTVEMISIEKVVASVKRFSTFSASKELPFDLEDAMVFWINKVNMKMREMTEREHKVKHHPLESPSHQKSPSKWYWKLVPVRYRREHASGRQLPFFPLLEDLMRDVCDGAALLTVVHYYCPDIMKLEDICLKEVPSIADSLYNIQLLREFASEYLNKSCYLTMEDMLYSPLVLKHNVMVFIAELFWWFETVKPEFVQPRDLQEFKDARAIAHPKSARPSVPISNATKRSFLTSPGVADNQSSPEVCNSKGGPTFSPSHPLLPLRQRQQKQQDDDSGGVRNRSNSLTQMDGQQLRGSAVAWPDKRQRPLSTLSPFMLHSGTDSDADIASGDSVSLARSISKDSLASNVINVTPKHQTAVHQSSLAAMRRVNGHNLLSNVNMEEETLAVARTDASVIPKRVDGTRVCAAVGPKPSSDSKPASDGFYLEPLMPAVLKTAKEKSVCLNKEEESGEVARSAGRGSLRHGDGSSAAVRRKAPSDLKQTFTLPGEEENLSEEPQQSDFRPVITSNVTYSSREPAEGFYLHVDSEEPMCVHGTEAELEDLDEEEEDLDEALTTKDSNHPRKAYSEADEEESAKLQEDMNVKEHEDKDFNGGSGRSSPCLSTHSQASSMASGSVRMTSFAERKAQQQRFGSNHDLRSSASSSQRTTPDGSESSGPLSSSWRLKRDQSPSSPLGGCTRPGDGGTNVLASEIVQLRMQLEEKRRAIEHQKKKMEVLAARQRQKLGKAAFLHIVKKGGGRSDTLPSSLKADIYKEELNGEKGPLSKDDMCVDTLRGEKEGEETGPPGALEADKKGNGGSFYLDEELDLNECSRSIELLNDAIGSIQQQMMQLSLQQEMLMKQNVQSPPGAAPAPHAGDKNGDSKTGGGFHFVEHLSGTSSAPTRKPPKLSSGRSSRSKPSELKIAKEQSRQASRTLTPSQGGSETLPNPRQLAGGRSPRAEQPGSPRNPIAAEIMDRPGSGHIRSATFRLHDEANMRLPTRVDLMSVSAPEPECLSSTQIERELGSSEKDYDLLEESQRSKTNLIEVDLSELKAPEEEEGAEDKTAEDDDGEQKSVMGFFFKDEQKAEDELAKKRAAFLLKQQKKAEEARIRKQQLEVESELKRDEARRKAEEDRLRKEEEKTRRELIKQEYLRRKQQEMLEEQGLVKPKTPKPKQKHKHKGVIREESSSDHFSKCPSTSDNLSNAQSGSNLSLASAATNEADSVNSGGAGSQRCDSVESFPGSRNNSRAAERDWDNGSTASSITSMAEYTGPKLFKEPSAKSNKPIIHNAISHCCLAGKVNEPQKNQILEELEKCESNHLMILFRDGGCQFRALYSYFPDTEEIHKLTGTGPKSISKKMIDKLYKYSSDRKQFTVIPAKTVSVSVDALTIHNHLWQAKRSAVPKKTGK
- the camsap1b gene encoding calmodulin-regulated spectrin-associated protein 1-B isoform X4, encoding MDVDLCAGGDSTRKKTELPGAADGTLDVVPLEMYDSSRAKIAANLRWLFAKAYGIDHIPEDLRDPFYTDQYDQEHIKPPVIRLLLSCELYCRVCALILKTEQAASLQSHLSVIQALSRKGIYVMESDDMPVTDGDLACIPIKMSAHISMIDALMVAYTVEMISIEKVVASVKRFSTFSASKELPFDLEDAMVFWINKVNMKMREMTEREHKVKHHPLESPSHQKSPSKWYWKLVPVRYRREHASGRQLPFFPLLEDLMRDVCDGAALLTVVHYYCPDIMKLEDICLKEVPSIADSLYNIQLLREFASEYLNKSCYLTMEDMLYSPLVLKHNVMVFIAELFWWFETVKPEFVQPRDLQEFKDARAIAHPKSARPSVPISNATKRSFLTSPGVADNQSSPEVCNRYFLHPEGSDPLQRQQKQQDDDSGGVRNRSNSLTQMDGQQLRGSAVAWPDKRQRPLSTLSPFMLHSGTDSDADIASGDSVSLARSISKDSLASNVINVTPKHQTAVHQSSLAAMRRVNGHNLLSNVNMEEETLAVARTDASVIPKRVDGTRVCAAVGPKPSSDSKPASDGFYLEPLMPAVLKTAKEKSVCLNKEEESGEVARSAGRGSLRHGDGSSAAVRRKAPSDLKQTFTLPGEEENLSEEPQQSDFRPVITSNVTYSSREPAEGFYLHVDSEEPMCVHGTEAELEDLDEEEEDLDEALTTKDSNHPRKAYSEADEEESAKLQEDMNVKEHEDKDFNGGSGRSSPCLSTHSQASSMASGSVRMTSFAERKAQQQRFGSNHDLRSSASSSQRTTPDGSESSGPLSSSWRLKRDQSPSSPLGGCTRPGDGGTNVLASEIVQLRMQLEEKRRAIEHQKKKMEVLAARQRQKLGKAAFLHIVKKGGGRSDTLPSSLKADIYKEELNGEKGPLSKDDMCVDTLRGEKEGEETGPPGALEADKKGNGGSFYLDEELDLNECSRSIELLNDAIGSIQQQMMQLSLQQEMLMKQNVQSPPGAAPAPHAGDKNGDSKTGGGFHFVEHLSGTSSAPTRKPPKLSSGRSSRSKPSELKIAKEQSRQASRTLTPSQGGSETLPNPRQLAGGRSPRAEQPGSPRNPIAAEIMDRPGSGHIRSATFRLHDEANMRLPTRVDLMSVSAPEPECLSSTQIERELGSSEKDYDLLEESQRSKTNLIEVDLSELKAPEEEEGAEDKTAEDDDGEQKSVMGFFFKDEQKAEDELAKKRAAFLLKQQKKAEEARIRKQQLEVESELKRDEARRKAEEDRLRKEEEKTRRELIKQEYLRRKQQEMLEEQGLVKPKTPKPKQKHKHKGVIREESSSDHFSKCPSTSDNLSNAQSGSNLSLASAATNEADSVNSGGAGSQRCDSVESFPGSRNNSRAAERDWDNGSTASSITSMAEYTGPKLFKEPSAKSNKPIIHNAISHCCLAGKVNEPQKNQILEELEKCESNHLMILFRDGGCQFRALYSYFPDTEEIHKLTGTGPKSISKKMIDKLYKYSSDRKQFTVIPAKTVSVSVDALTIHNHLWQAKRSAVPKKTGK